In the genome of Macrobrachium nipponense isolate FS-2020 chromosome 34, ASM1510439v2, whole genome shotgun sequence, one region contains:
- the LOC135208141 gene encoding variable charge X-linked protein 3B-like, whose amino-acid sequence MGQFASKEKEALDLANLLPASNSKIRHRDSLPTFIDYETSPTQEPPFEEPQFKEPKFEEPHIVESLFKEPESQETKFEEEEFEEPQFEESKFQEPQIEEPQFEETESNEPEFEEPKFEEPHFEEPECQER is encoded by the exons atgggtcagtttgctagtaaaGAGAAAGAGGCGTTGGACCTCGCCAACTTATTACCAGCCTCG aattccaaaattCGACACAGGGATTCCCTGCCTACGTTTATCGACTACGAGACCTCACCTACTCAG GAACCACCGTTTGAGGAACCACAATTTAAAGAACCAAAGTTTGAGGAACCACACATTGTGGAATCATTGTTTAAGGAACCAGAGTCTCAGGAAACGAAGTTTGAAGAAGAAGAGTTTGAGGAACCACAATTTGAGGAATCAAAGTTTCAGGAACCACAAATTGAGGAACCACAATTTGAGGAAACAGAGTCTAATGAACCAGAATTTGAAGAACCAAAGTTTGAGGAACCACATTTTGAGGAACCTGAGTGTCAGGAACGGTAG